A genomic window from Etheostoma spectabile isolate EspeVRDwgs_2016 chromosome 13, UIUC_Espe_1.0, whole genome shotgun sequence includes:
- the LOC116700115 gene encoding LOW QUALITY PROTEIN: F-box only protein 40-like (The sequence of the model RefSeq protein was modified relative to this genomic sequence to represent the inferred CDS: deleted 1 base in 1 codon) encodes MSHRSASRVRQHVHCDSCYSRRCRARVEVSVCCAVIPCRLLCGALFHLCKEEDHLLLCPNVRVPCLNAEYGCPLHLSRSSQAAHLQVCPASVVCCSMEWNRWPVNDAHSHPNTELHENLLREGEQRGSLDLAMALKDQDLLFHSIKMKKLFPELISVDEEEEEEKKRKKKQEKEEVEKAAAKDASSQTGKSFNMFDIYNPDIRKDKDEDEVEREQEPTQEEREATDRLNADQLESYSAWERMFSMEMGGCREAGEAHRDQGLSKDKGLGTLTEEDTADTCVGATASNSCKQGSSAHNASSTSSSCPAVKLKKKFEYGYVEPMKIISVRTFKTPTSFSAKQSRIRNPGFYKRESRAVDTSDLGVELEEMPVWEEVQASLLCSLEKEKRGHLIAESVFTDALLQDEGTQTYNFLSAPFRTNTSLAELTAAKPLELHLQLQVESVTSRHNKASSAFTFLCGHTFQRREYGKHYKNSHSDIHMGVNGWFEQRCPLANLGCTYSQKRFQPSTQKATISYNKDLGCFSLQPITPVSLSDTSQTSSSSEDSFTAQRKRGDLRGGGEDSLSSLPFEVLCHIASFLDSLSLSQLALVSQLMRQXXXXXXXLLQERGMVTLRWEKKTYSHGGAKWRVKQMVWQFSTLFSPVETWAFQDMPSMSEHLKVCYCYERESRTEKIHLPCIREEKVQNKTSCKDSTLVSLFQQKRIMM; translated from the exons ATG AGTCATCGTTCCGCCTCCAGGGTGCGACAGCATGTCCACTGTGATTCCTGCTACAGCCGGCGCTGCAGGGCTCGGGTGGAGGTCTCTGTGTGCTGTGCGGTCATCCCCTGCCGCCTGCTCTGTGGAGCTCTCTTCCACCTGTGTAAAGAGGAGGATCACCTGCTGCTCTGCCCTAACGTGAGGGTGCCCTGCCTCAATGCTGAGTATGGCTGCCCGCTCCACTTGTCCCGCTCCTCTCAGGCAGCTCACCTCCAGGTGTGTCCGGCCAGCGTGGTGTGTTGCTCCATGGAGTGGAACCGATGGCCGGTCAATGACGCCCATTCTCATCCAAACACAGAGCTACATGAAAACCTGCTCAGGGAAGGAGAGCAGAGAGGAAGTCTGGACCTGGCCATGGCCCTAAAAGACCAGGACCTCCTGTTTCACTCCATTAAGATGAAGAAACTGTTCCCAGAGCTGATCAGtgtggatgaggaggaggaggaggagaagaagaggaagaagaagcaggaaaaagaagaagtcgAAAAGGCAGCTGCAAAGGATGCCAGTAGTCAAACAGGAAAGTCTTTTAACATGTTTGACATCTATAACCCTGATATTAGAAAAGATAAGGATGAAGATGAGGTTGAACGTGAGCAGGAGCCAACccaagaggagagagaggctaCTGACAGACTGAATGCTGATCAGTTAGAAAGCTACAGCGCCTGGGAGCGTATGTTTAGTATGGAGATGGGTGGCTGCAGGGAAGCTGGGGAGGCACACAGAGACCAGGGACTGTCAAAAGACAAAGGACTGGGCACTCTGACAGAGGAAGATACAGCAGACACTTGTGTGGGTGCCACAGCATCAAACAGCTGCAAACAGGGTAGCAGTGCACATAATGCTTCCTCCACGTCCTCCTCTTGTCCtgctgtaaaactgaaaaagaaatttgaGTATGGATATGTGGAGCCAATGAAGATTATCTCTGTACGTACCTTTAAAACCCCAACCAGCTTCTCTGCCAAACAGAGCCGTATTCGCAACCCTGGTTTCTACAAGAGGGAGAGTCGAGCTGTGGATACTAGTGATCTGGGGGTGGAGCTAGAGGAGATGCCAGTGTGGGAGGAAGTTCAG GCCTCACTGCTGTGTTCCCTGGAGAAGGAGAAAAGGGGTCACCTCATTGCAGAGAGCGTATTCACAGATGCTCTGCTACAAGATGAGGGCACACAGACCTACAACTTCCTGTCTGCTCCTTTCCGGACAAACACGTCGCTGGCTGAGCTGACTGCTGCAAAACCGTTGGAGCTGCACCTTCAGCTGCAGGTGGAGAGCGTCACCAGCCGGCACAACAAGGCCAGCTCCGCCTTCACCTTCCTCTGTGGACACACCTTCCAGCGCAGAGAATATGGCAAACATTACAA GAACAGCCACAGTGACATCCACATGGGTGTGAACGGATGGTTCGAGCAGAGATGCCCCCTGGCAAACTTGGGATGCACCTACAGCCAGAAGAGGTTTCAGCCCTCCACACAAAAAGCCACCATATCCTACAA CAAGGATCTGGGCTGCTTTAGCCTGCAACCCATCACCCCTGTCTCCCTGAGTGATACCTCCCAGACATCCAGCAGCTCAGAAGACTCCTTCACAGctcagaggaagagaggagatctgagaggaggaggagaggactCTCTGAGCTCGCTTCCCTTCGAGGTGCTGTGCCACATAGCCAGTTTCCTGGACAGTCTGTCCCTGTCCCAGCTGGCTCTGGTGTCCCAGCTGATGAGGCAGGNNNNNNNN NNNNNNNNNNCTCTGCTGCAGGAGAGAGGGATGGTCACCCTCCGCTGGGAGAAGAAGACCTACTCACATGGAGGAGCCAAGTGGCGGGTGAAACAGATG GTATGGCAGTTTAGCACTTTGTTCTCTCCTGTGGAAACATGGGCCTTCCAAGACATGCCGTCCATGTCCGAGCACCTAAAGGTGTGCTACTGCTATGAAAGAGAGTCCAGGACAGAGAAGATTCACCTGCCGTGTATCAGAGAAGAAAAAGTCCAAAACAAGACCAGCTGCAAAGACTCTACTCTGGTTAGTTTGTTTCAGCAGAAGAGGATCATGATGTAG
- the LOC116700464 gene encoding trafficking regulator of GLUT4 1, which produces MAINTDAAYAKSALGEREVSNPTDFQDTEKLLSTATTEPTGQSNIKPSDSFSLNIRGSVRSLDADQNGHRSPLKSGSIGHLATPPKSLSRLSLGPQPSPVPSGSVPPSYLWLAVLSCFCPALPLNICALWYANVSRSVLHTGDIEGARKFGRRSMLLSCLAMLLGVAVIIFIVFTIETQKDPK; this is translated from the exons ATGGCTATCAACACTGATGCTGCCTATGCGAAAAGCGCCCTCGGCGAGAGGGAAGTTTCCAATCCCACCGACTTTCAGGACACAGAGAAGCTGCTGAGCACCGCGACCACTGAGCCCACCGGGCAGAGCAACATCAAACCGTCCGACTCCTTCTCCCTCAACATCAGAGGGAGCGTCCGGTCCCTGGATGCTGACCAGAACGGACACAGATCACCGCTGAAGTCGGGCTCCATCGGGCATCTGGCGACCCCACCCAAATCCTTGTCCCGTCTCAGCCTGGGTCCACAGCCCTCCCCGGTGCCGTCCGGGTCCGTGCCCCCGAGTTACCTCTGGCTCGCCGTTTTGTCCTGTTTCTGCCCCGCATTGCCGCTCAACATATGTGCCTTGTGGTATGCAAATGTG TCGAGGTCTGTTCTGCATACAGGAGATATTGAAGGAGCAAGGAAGTTTGGCCGTCGTTCTATGCTGCTCAGCTGTCTGGCAATGCTGCTGGGTGTGGCTGTCATCATCTTCATAGTGTTTACAATAG AGACCCAAAAAGACCCAAAATGA
- the LOC116700118 gene encoding protein LIAT1, which translates to MPEDKNCKLLQPSRSSDKKKKKKKKKRKKANASTTPPDNTDKPQVVSLPPETLPVSLLPPLSPGQHRAQLPMLRATSQKDEDRLTGSARKRKKHPKGSPVLLTATNKTSGSGELDIQARESLRWEGLLDDPQAEEKRMELYRANRRQRYIAHRDSLLKEPQGALRPTFPQGEQREKGFD; encoded by the exons ATGCCTGAAGACAAAAACTGTAAGCTGCTGCAGCCATCCAGGAGCTctgacaagaagaagaagaagaagaagaagaagagaaagaaagccaATGCCTCCACTACTCCTCCAGATAATACAG ACAAACCTCAGGTTGTATCTTTGCCCCCTGAGACCTTGCCAGTGTCCCTGTTGCCCCCACTGAGTCCAGGTCAGCATCGCGCCCAGTTGCCCATGCTCAGAGCTACCAGTCAAAAGGACGAAGATCGGCTCACTGGCAGCGccaggaagaggaaaaaacacCCCAAGGGTTCCCCGGTCCTGCTTACAGCTACTAACAAAACCAGTGGCAGTGGAGAGCTCGACATCCAGGCAAGGGAGAGCCTGAGGTGGGAGGGACTCCTGGACGACCCCCAGGCTGAGGAGAAGAGGATGGAGCTGTACAGGGCAAACAGGCGGCAGCGTTACATTGCACACAGAGACTCCCTGTTAAAAGAACCCCAGGGTGCCTTGAGACCGACTTTTCCTCAAggagagcaaagagaaaaagGCTTTGACTGA
- the aifm5 gene encoding apoptosis-inducing factor 3 codes for MSGTKLTREALPESDPEDTSEELTEVVCLESDLQDGQMMEVEVGQHSVLLTRSKGQYSAIGNQCTHYGAPLSKGVISGNTVRCPWHGACFNVHTGDLEEFPGIDCLPCHEVKIQNSKVYVSVNKKTIRQEKRVKRMGAAVPGDTNTVLLLGGGAASLICAETLRQENFGGRIIMVTKDDLLPYDKTRLSKVMNVENDSILLRRMEFFQQYDIEVWLRKEAVSVDTDKKKVTFDDGLVESYDQLLISTGCRAKGLDVPGMKLKNVLMLETPEDARHIHKACLGCNVVLVGTSFVGMEVASYLIDKSSSVTVIGSSELPYQNTLGREVGKVTMMMLSEKNVKFFMNDIVMEIKGVDGKVKEVVLKSGNVIQADVLIVGIGIKPNSEFLQGSKIQMDSKNFVTVDKYMRTNVPSVYCGGDLATFPLAMAKNRLVNIGHWQMAQAHARIAALNMLGKPTELSSVPFYWTVLLGKTIRYTGYGEGYTDIVIKGKFEDMKFLVLYIKNEEVIAAASLNYDPAVSAVAERFATGKTITKKEAESDTLSWLQLSQSTLSCAFSLNTSSVQR; via the exons ATGTCTGGGACCAAACTAA cccGTGAGGCGCTTCCGGAGTCTGATCCAGAGGACACATCAGAGGAGCTGACAGAGGTGGTGTGTCTGGAGTCAGACCTGCAGGATGGACA GATGATGGAGGTTGAAGTGGGACAGCACAGCGTGCTGTTGACACGTAGCAAGGGCCAATACAGTGCCATTGGTAACCAGTGTACACACTATGGAGCTCCACTCAGCAAAG GGGTCATTTCAGGCAACACAGTGCGCTGTCCGTGGCACGGCGCCTGTTTCAACGTCCATACAGGGGATCTGGAAGAGTTCCCTGGTATAGACTGCTTACCCTGCCACGAG GTCAAAATTCAAAACAGCAAAGTGTATGTGTCTGTaaacaaaaag ACTATCAGGCAGGAAAAAAGAGTAAAGAGAATGGGAGCTGCAGTACCAGGAGACACTAACACTGTCCTGCTGCTGGGAGGAG GAGCTGCGTCTCTGATCTGCGCTGAGACTCTGCGGCAGGAAAACTTTGGCGGCAGAATCATCATGGTCACCAAAGACGACCTTTTACCTTATGACAAAACACGACTCAGCAAG GTAATGAATGTGGAGAATGACAGCATTCTGCTGAGGAGGATGGAGTTCTTCCAACAGTACGATATCGAGGTGTGGCTCAGGAAAGAA GCGGTGTCAGTGGACACAGACAAGAAGAAAGTCACATTTGACGATGGTTTAGTCGAGAGCTATGACCAGCTCCTCATCTCAACAGGCTGCAG AGCGAAGGGTCTGGATGTGCCTGGCATGAAGTTGAAAAACGTCTTAATGTTGGAGACACCAGAAGATGCCCGACACATCCACAAAGCCTGTCTTGGCTGCAACGTCGTCCTCGTGGGAACCTCTTTTGTCG gtaTGGAAGTTGCATCTTATTTGATAGACAAATCCTCCAGTGTCACAGTGATCGGCAGCAGTGAGCTGCCGTACCAGAACACACTGGGTCGGGAAGTTGGCAAAGTCACCATGATg ATGCTGTCagagaaaaatgtgaaattcTTCATGAATGATATTGTGATGGAGATCAAAGGTGTGGATGGCAAG GTGAAGGAGGTTGTGCTGAAAAGTGGAAATGTCATCCAAGCGGATGTTTTGATTGTTGGCATTG GCATCAAACCAAACTCAGAGTTCCTGCAAGGCAGCAAAATACAGATGGACTCAAAAAACTTTGTAACAGTTGACAAG TACATGCGCACCAATGTTCCTAGTGTGTACTGTGGGGGCGACCTGGCCACCTTCCCCCTGGCGATGGCCAAAAACCGGCTGGTCAACATCGGACACTGGCAGATGGCACAAGCACATG CGAGAATAGCAGCTCTGAACATGCTGGGTAAACCTACTGAACTCAGCTCAGTTCCTTTCTACTGGACCGTCCTACTGGGTAAAACCATTCGATATACAG GCTATGGGGAGGGATACACTGACATCGTAATTAAAGGAAAGTTTGAGGACATGAAGTTCCTGGTATTGTACATCAA GAATGAAGAAGTCATAGCGGCAGCGAGCCTAAACTACGACCCAGCAGTGTCTGCAGTAGCCGAGAGGTTTGCAACAGGAAAAACTATAACGAAGAAAGAAGCTGA ATCAGATACCCTGAGCTGGCTGCAGTTGTCCCAATCTACACTTTCCTGCGCTTTCTCTCTCAACACGTCATCTGTACAACGTTGA